From the genome of Streptomyces sp. NBC_01341, one region includes:
- the trmB gene encoding tRNA (guanosine(46)-N7)-methyltransferase TrmB yields the protein MSEPVNPTPETPGPTPETPGVPPETVPAPETDADRDAEARRAASFERQRRLRQEPRFPGGPAADPAGSHHERRIRSFQPRRSRVTTGQEEALQRLWPTWGLDIDGKSVIDLPTLFDGLPVVLEIGFGMGEATAQMAADDPTTGILAVDVHTPGQGNLLGLADRAGVSNVRVANGDAIILLREMLEPASLDGLRVYFPDPWPKKRHHKRRLIQPEFLDLVARCLKPGALVHCATDWEPYAEQMLDVLTAHPLYENTQADGGFAPRPSFRPLTRFEGQGLDKGHVVHDVLFTRR from the coding sequence GTGTCTGAGCCTGTGAACCCCACCCCAGAGACGCCCGGCCCCACCCCAGAGACGCCCGGCGTCCCGCCGGAGACCGTCCCCGCGCCGGAGACGGACGCGGACAGGGACGCCGAGGCGCGGCGTGCCGCCTCCTTCGAACGCCAGCGGAGGCTGCGCCAGGAACCCCGCTTCCCCGGCGGTCCCGCCGCCGACCCGGCGGGCTCGCACCACGAGCGCCGGATCCGCAGCTTCCAGCCACGCCGCAGCCGGGTGACGACCGGCCAGGAGGAGGCACTCCAGCGCCTGTGGCCCACGTGGGGCCTGGACATCGACGGCAAGAGCGTCATCGACCTCCCCACGCTGTTCGACGGCCTCCCGGTGGTCCTGGAGATCGGCTTCGGCATGGGTGAGGCCACGGCGCAGATGGCGGCCGACGACCCCACGACCGGAATCCTCGCCGTCGACGTGCACACCCCGGGGCAGGGCAATCTGCTCGGCCTCGCCGACCGGGCGGGGGTGTCCAACGTCCGCGTCGCCAACGGCGACGCGATCATTCTGCTCCGGGAGATGCTGGAGCCTGCCTCGCTGGACGGGCTCCGGGTGTACTTCCCCGACCCCTGGCCCAAGAAGCGGCACCACAAGCGGCGGCTGATCCAGCCGGAGTTCCTCGACCTGGTGGCACGGTGCCTGAAGCCCGGAGCGCTCGTCCACTGCGCGACGGACTGGGAGCCCTACGCCGAGCAGATGCTGGACGTCCTGACGGCACATCCCCTGTACGAGAACACGCAGGCGGACGGCGGCTTCGCGCCCCGGCCGTCCTTCCGGCCGCTGACCCGCTTCGAGGGACAGGGCCTGGACAAGGGACACGTGGTGCACGACGTCCTGTTCACCCGTCGCTGA
- a CDS encoding aldo/keto reductase, whose translation MTSLRPLGNSGLKVFPLALGGNVFGWTADRDTTFAVLDAYTEAGGNFIDTADAYSAWVPGNEGGESETLIGAWLSGRSRRDDVVVATKGGAHPEYKGLSATTIKGAAEASLRRLGTDHIDLYYTHFDDETVPVEEIIGALDELVKAGKVREIAASNISPERLKASLEFSEREGLARYVALQPHYNLVSRDTYEGALQDTAAAEGLAAVPYFALASGFLTGKYRPGTAVRSARAEGAGKHLETERGRKVLGALDKVAQEHDAEIATVALAWLASRPTVAAPIASARTVGQLPALVAVAGLELTEGQLAELTEASA comes from the coding sequence ATGACATCACTGCGCCCGCTCGGAAACTCAGGCCTGAAGGTCTTCCCTCTCGCTCTCGGCGGCAACGTCTTCGGCTGGACCGCCGACCGGGACACCACCTTCGCCGTCCTCGACGCGTACACGGAGGCGGGCGGCAACTTCATCGACACCGCTGACGCCTACTCGGCCTGGGTCCCGGGCAACGAAGGCGGTGAGTCGGAGACGCTCATCGGTGCGTGGCTGTCCGGCCGTTCCCGCAGGGACGATGTCGTCGTCGCGACCAAGGGCGGAGCCCACCCGGAGTACAAGGGGCTGTCGGCGACCACGATCAAGGGGGCGGCCGAGGCGTCGCTCCGCCGGCTCGGTACCGACCACATCGACCTCTACTACACGCACTTCGACGACGAGACGGTCCCCGTCGAGGAGATCATCGGCGCCCTGGACGAGCTGGTGAAGGCCGGCAAGGTCCGGGAGATCGCGGCGTCCAACATCAGCCCGGAGCGGCTCAAGGCCTCGTTGGAGTTCTCGGAGCGCGAGGGCCTCGCCCGCTACGTCGCTCTGCAGCCGCACTACAACCTCGTCTCGCGCGACACCTACGAAGGCGCGCTCCAGGACACCGCGGCGGCCGAGGGACTCGCCGCCGTCCCGTACTTCGCGCTCGCCTCGGGCTTCCTCACCGGCAAGTACCGGCCGGGGACGGCCGTCCGGAGCGCGCGGGCCGAAGGCGCGGGGAAGCACCTGGAGACCGAGCGCGGCCGCAAGGTGCTCGGGGCGCTCGACAAGGTGGCCCAGGAGCACGACGCCGAGATCGCCACGGTGGCGCTGGCCTGGCTGGCGTCCCGGCCGACCGTGGCCGCACCGATCGCCTCGGCCCGCACGGTCGGCCAGCTGCCCGCACTCGTGGCGGTGGCCGGGCTCGAACTGACCGAGGGCCAGCTGGCAGAGCTCACCGAGGCCTCGGCCTGA
- a CDS encoding PrsW family intramembrane metalloprotease yields MSEWSVQHQQPAVPVLEEQQLDEYLGAVPEHGQWRYRPSRVGMVWRSKAFRAGAVVTVLALCGLVILALVREQTGTEGFLVGLGLAVLPVPLLMAAFRWLDRVEPGPWRNLLFAFSWGACAAALVAIIANSFATRWIATATADPASADTLGATVIAPVVEETAKAAAVLLIFLFRRRQFGGVVDGIVVAGFTATGFAFTENILYLGQAFGEDQELGTTGLASLTAGTFFVRVVMSPFAHPLFTVLSGIGFGIAALGGARHRVRRVLLPLLGLALAMGMHALWNGSSSFGPYGFYAVYGAFMVPCFGLVTWLAVWSRQRELRTLSTELPVYAAAGWLGPAEPAALASMRARGMARDRARHWHGAQDRARGRAAARAVAEYESFATSLAMLRRRARHDGAGADFAVREQELLHHLWQRREIAGPALGYAAHMTGRTRAHVSPPQAPFPRRLPHGAPAPRQIPAPHRHYGGYNPYLEHGPRAAPPTGTPPG; encoded by the coding sequence GTGTCCGAGTGGTCCGTACAGCACCAGCAGCCGGCCGTCCCGGTTCTCGAGGAGCAGCAGCTCGACGAGTACCTGGGCGCCGTACCGGAGCACGGCCAGTGGCGTTACCGGCCGAGCCGCGTCGGCATGGTCTGGCGCAGCAAGGCGTTCCGCGCCGGTGCGGTCGTCACCGTCCTCGCCCTCTGCGGGCTGGTGATCCTGGCCCTGGTGCGCGAACAGACCGGCACCGAGGGCTTCCTGGTGGGCCTCGGCCTGGCCGTGCTGCCCGTGCCGCTGCTGATGGCGGCGTTCCGCTGGCTCGACCGTGTCGAGCCGGGCCCGTGGCGCAATCTGCTGTTCGCGTTCTCCTGGGGCGCCTGCGCCGCCGCGCTCGTCGCCATCATCGCCAATTCCTTCGCCACCCGGTGGATAGCCACGGCCACCGCGGATCCGGCGAGCGCGGACACCCTCGGCGCCACCGTCATCGCACCGGTCGTCGAGGAGACCGCGAAGGCGGCGGCCGTCCTGCTGATCTTCCTCTTCCGCAGACGGCAGTTCGGCGGTGTCGTCGACGGAATCGTGGTCGCCGGTTTCACCGCGACCGGCTTCGCCTTCACCGAGAACATCCTCTACCTGGGCCAGGCCTTCGGTGAGGACCAGGAGCTGGGGACCACGGGGCTCGCCTCGCTGACGGCCGGGACGTTCTTCGTACGTGTGGTGATGTCGCCGTTCGCGCACCCCCTGTTCACGGTGCTCTCCGGCATCGGCTTCGGGATCGCGGCGCTGGGCGGCGCGCGCCACCGGGTGCGCCGGGTGCTGCTGCCGCTGCTCGGACTGGCCCTGGCCATGGGTATGCACGCCCTCTGGAACGGCTCGTCGTCCTTCGGCCCGTACGGCTTCTACGCGGTCTACGGCGCGTTCATGGTGCCGTGCTTCGGCCTGGTGACCTGGCTGGCCGTCTGGTCCCGCCAGCGGGAACTGCGGACACTCTCCACGGAACTGCCGGTCTACGCGGCGGCCGGCTGGCTCGGCCCCGCCGAGCCGGCCGCACTGGCCTCGATGCGGGCCCGGGGAATGGCCCGGGACAGGGCACGGCACTGGCACGGGGCCCAGGACCGCGCCCGGGGCAGGGCTGCCGCCCGCGCGGTCGCCGAGTACGAGTCGTTCGCGACGTCCCTGGCCATGCTCCGCCGACGGGCACGCCACGACGGCGCGGGCGCCGACTTCGCCGTCCGCGAGCAGGAGTTGCTGCACCATCTGTGGCAGCGTCGGGAGATCGCGGGACCCGCTCTGGGGTACGCGGCGCACATGACGGGCCGGACGCGCGCCCACGTGTCGCCCCCGCAGGCACCGTTCCCCCGCCGGCTCCCCCACGGCGCCCCGGCTCCCCGGCAGATCCCGGCGCCGCACCGCCACTACGGCGGCTACAACCCCTATCTGGAGCACGGCCCCCGTGCCGCTCCGCCCACCGGGACTCCGCCGGGGTGA
- a CDS encoding PP2C family protein-serine/threonine phosphatase, whose protein sequence is MGKRDERQGRAQGNARARRLVRLLPTLMICAGVVCDVTTPPEVSAVPLFAAAPLIAAPFFSLASTIRTGVAAILVVLAIRASDGVLAEVAPLTDLLTLVTVAALSLVINRVVQRGNEQLASARVIAETAMRAVLPVPEDRIGGMQVAARYEAAQADEFVGGDLFAVADTPYGVRLVVGDVRGKGLDAVAAVAVVIGAFREAAEQERSLEGVVQRLERALARESTRRGGLDSMEGFVTAVLAEIPAGADTLRVVNRGHPEPLVLHADGALDVLRPTEPALPLGMGLDVWPDRADEWPLPAGATFLAFTDGLSEARDADGVFYDPAARLRGRLFPGPEELLSALTDDVRLHTGGRSTDDLALLAVGRPSRGQQERRKTVKIVGRYRE, encoded by the coding sequence GTGGGGAAGCGGGACGAACGGCAGGGGCGCGCCCAGGGGAACGCGCGCGCACGCAGGCTCGTGCGTCTGCTGCCCACCCTGATGATCTGTGCCGGAGTGGTCTGCGACGTCACGACCCCGCCCGAGGTCTCCGCGGTGCCGCTCTTCGCCGCGGCGCCGCTGATCGCCGCCCCCTTCTTCTCGCTGGCCTCCACGATCCGAACCGGTGTGGCCGCGATCCTCGTCGTCCTCGCCATCCGTGCCTCCGACGGCGTGCTCGCCGAAGTCGCCCCCCTCACGGACCTGCTCACCCTCGTCACCGTCGCCGCGCTCTCGCTCGTCATCAACCGGGTCGTACAGCGCGGCAACGAGCAGCTGGCCTCGGCGCGGGTCATCGCGGAGACCGCGATGCGCGCGGTGCTCCCCGTGCCGGAGGACCGGATCGGCGGTATGCAGGTCGCGGCGCGCTACGAGGCCGCGCAGGCCGACGAGTTCGTCGGCGGCGACCTGTTCGCGGTCGCGGACACGCCGTACGGGGTGCGGCTGGTGGTCGGGGACGTACGGGGCAAGGGCCTGGACGCGGTGGCGGCGGTGGCCGTCGTGATCGGCGCCTTCCGTGAGGCGGCCGAGCAGGAGCGCTCGCTGGAGGGCGTGGTCCAGCGGCTGGAGCGGGCGCTGGCACGGGAGAGCACGCGGCGCGGCGGACTGGACTCGATGGAGGGGTTCGTGACGGCCGTGCTCGCCGAGATCCCGGCGGGCGCCGACACGCTGCGGGTCGTCAACCGGGGCCACCCCGAGCCGCTCGTGCTCCACGCGGACGGCGCGCTCGACGTCCTGCGGCCGACCGAGCCGGCCCTGCCGCTCGGCATGGGCCTCGACGTGTGGCCGGACCGTGCGGACGAGTGGCCGCTGCCGGCGGGGGCCACCTTCCTGGCGTTCACCGACGGGCTCTCGGAGGCGCGGGACGCCGACGGGGTCTTCTACGACCCGGCGGCCCGGTTGCGCGGCAGGCTCTTCCCGGGACCGGAGGAACTGCTCTCGGCCCTCACCGATGACGTCCGGCTGCACACGGGGGGCCGGTCGACGGACGACCTCGCACTGCTCGCGGTCGGGCGGCCGTCCAGGGGGCAGCAGGAGCGGCGGAAGACGGTGAAGATCGTGGGGCGGTACCGTGAATGA
- a CDS encoding ABC transporter substrate-binding protein, translating into MIKPRNSHLAAATALVSVLALTATGCGDDGSGIAGAKGSEGPGTGKIVFWDENGGVRTAVWKEIIADFEKVNPDIDVQYVGIASTEAQSKYDTAIQGGGLPDVGGVGAAMVAGITAQDALEPLDDRVDASSLKGRLNEAMIENVRSAAGRDEMYTVPISATNGVLYYRTDLFEKAGLDEPDTWDEFYAAAAKLTDRKKNRFGYTIRGGPGSIAQALDAMYGQSGIESFWDESGTRTTVDHPKNVAALEKYVSLYRKATPEADLNNDFTKMVAQFDAGGIAMLNHNLGSYQDHVSSLGTGRFRGIPQPELPDGTRVMVSNPVSGLGLLKSSENKAAAWKFIEFAASHASNSKFAESAGLIPANKEAAEDPWLDRAETTKLGAEALFSGDTRIVQLPYYLPDWNTLSKADNESGFQKVMLGRTSAADFLGALAEDLDEAQAEWKEQMAR; encoded by the coding sequence ATGATCAAGCCCCGCAACAGCCACCTTGCCGCCGCGACAGCCCTGGTCTCCGTGCTGGCCCTCACCGCGACCGGCTGCGGTGACGACGGCAGCGGCATCGCCGGTGCGAAGGGGAGCGAGGGCCCGGGCACCGGGAAGATCGTCTTCTGGGACGAGAACGGCGGTGTCCGCACCGCCGTGTGGAAGGAGATCATCGCCGACTTCGAGAAGGTCAACCCCGACATCGACGTGCAGTACGTGGGCATCGCGTCCACCGAGGCCCAGTCGAAGTACGACACCGCCATCCAGGGCGGCGGTCTCCCCGACGTGGGAGGCGTGGGAGCCGCGATGGTCGCGGGAATCACCGCTCAGGACGCGCTGGAGCCGCTGGACGACCGGGTCGACGCGAGCTCGCTGAAGGGCCGGCTCAACGAGGCGATGATCGAGAACGTGCGGAGCGCGGCGGGCCGGGACGAGATGTACACGGTGCCGATCTCCGCCACCAACGGCGTGCTGTACTACCGCACCGACCTGTTCGAGAAGGCCGGTCTCGACGAGCCTGACACCTGGGACGAGTTCTACGCGGCCGCCGCGAAACTGACGGACAGGAAGAAGAACCGGTTCGGCTACACCATCCGGGGCGGCCCGGGCTCCATCGCCCAGGCGCTGGACGCGATGTACGGACAGTCGGGCATCGAGTCGTTCTGGGACGAGTCGGGGACGAGGACCACCGTCGACCACCCGAAGAACGTCGCGGCGCTGGAGAAGTACGTGAGCCTGTACCGGAAGGCGACCCCGGAGGCCGACCTCAACAACGACTTCACCAAGATGGTCGCCCAGTTCGACGCGGGCGGCATCGCCATGCTGAACCACAACCTGGGGTCCTACCAGGATCACGTCAGCTCACTGGGCACCGGCAGGTTCCGTGGCATCCCGCAGCCCGAACTGCCCGACGGCACGCGGGTGATGGTCTCCAATCCCGTGTCCGGCCTGGGCCTCCTCAAGTCCTCGGAGAACAAGGCGGCCGCCTGGAAGTTCATCGAGTTCGCCGCCTCCCACGCGTCGAACTCCAAGTTCGCCGAGTCCGCGGGCCTGATCCCGGCCAACAAGGAAGCGGCCGAGGACCCCTGGCTCGACAGGGCGGAGACGACGAAGCTGGGTGCCGAGGCCCTGTTCTCCGGCGACACCAGGATCGTCCAGCTGCCGTACTACCTGCCCGACTGGAACACCCTGTCCAAGGCGGACAACGAGTCGGGGTTCCAGAAGGTGATGCTCGGCAGGACGAGCGCCGCCGATTTCCTGGGCGCGCTGGCCGAGGACCTCGACGAGGCGCAGGCGGAGTGGAAGGAGCAGATGGCCCGCTGA
- a CDS encoding MerR family transcriptional regulator: protein MEWSIQEIARRAGTTSRTLRHYGDLGLLVPSRTGANGYRYYDQDALVRLQRILLLRELGLSLPAIKDVLEGQRDTSVALRAHLRLLEQERERIGRQIASVRTTLHRTEEGEDLMAEEVFDGFDHTAYEQEVGERWGRAAYERGDRWWRGLSPAERAAFQDAHDVIARDYGAARAAGLEAGSDEVQDIARRHCAWLSVTTEVTRSYVTGLGEMYAADPRFAKNYDRHGDGTAVFVRDALTIYAGHRLSG from the coding sequence ATGGAGTGGTCCATCCAGGAAATCGCCAGAAGAGCCGGCACCACCAGCCGCACGCTCCGGCACTACGGAGATCTCGGTCTTCTCGTGCCGAGCCGCACCGGTGCGAACGGCTACCGCTACTACGACCAGGACGCACTGGTCAGACTCCAGCGCATCCTGCTGCTGAGGGAGCTGGGACTCTCGCTGCCGGCGATCAAGGACGTGCTGGAGGGGCAGCGGGACACCTCCGTGGCGCTCCGGGCCCATCTGCGCCTGCTGGAGCAGGAGCGGGAGCGCATCGGACGGCAGATCGCCTCGGTGCGGACCACTCTCCACAGGACCGAGGAAGGGGAGGATCTCATGGCCGAGGAAGTGTTCGACGGCTTCGACCACACGGCGTACGAGCAGGAGGTCGGCGAGCGGTGGGGCCGTGCGGCGTACGAGCGGGGTGACCGGTGGTGGCGCGGGCTGAGCCCCGCAGAGCGTGCCGCGTTCCAGGACGCGCACGACGTCATCGCCCGTGACTACGGCGCGGCGAGGGCCGCCGGTCTGGAAGCGGGAAGCGACGAGGTGCAGGACATCGCACGTCGGCACTGCGCGTGGCTGTCGGTGACCACGGAAGTCACCCGTTCGTACGTCACCGGGCTCGGCGAGATGTACGCCGCCGATCCACGCTTCGCGAAGAACTACGATCGCCACGGGGACGGAACCGCCGTCTTCGTACGGGATGCACTGACGATCTACGCTGGGCACCGGCTCTCCGGTTGA
- a CDS encoding MFS transporter yields MDAPQPTARAGGVIPTLALAGTVAAIMQTLVTPLIAELPRILDTSSSNAAWVVTVTLLVAGVCVPVTGRLGDLLGKRRMLLACAVPLVAGSVVCAMASSVVPMIVGRGLQGMGMGMVPLGIALLRDVVPAEKLSGSIALVSASMGIGGALGLPISAAVAEYASWRVLFWGSAVLAVAVAVLIWTFVPDVPAGAKGQRFDAPGAVGLAVGLVSLLLAISKGADWGWGSGTTLGLFAVAVVSLGAWGFYELRTRDPLVDLRTTARPRVLLTNVSSVLVGVGMYSFMLIAPQLLQFPEATGYGLGQSMLAAGLWIAPGGVMMMIVSPLGGKLINARGPKIALVLGALVISAGYGLSLFLMGSAWGLMIVGIVINSGVGLAYGAMPALIMSSVPLSETAAANGFNTLMRSLGTTIGSAVIGVVLAQMTISLGGFSLASEDGFRVGLTIGCVVALVAAAVAAFIPGPAGRGASGDRTGPATADKVSVEA; encoded by the coding sequence ATGGACGCCCCCCAGCCCACAGCCCGCGCAGGCGGTGTGATCCCGACTCTGGCCCTGGCCGGCACCGTCGCCGCGATCATGCAGACGCTGGTGACCCCGCTCATCGCCGAACTGCCGCGGATCCTGGACACGTCGTCCTCGAACGCGGCCTGGGTGGTCACCGTCACGCTCCTGGTCGCCGGTGTGTGCGTACCGGTGACCGGACGCCTCGGCGACCTCCTCGGGAAGCGCAGGATGCTGCTGGCCTGCGCGGTCCCGCTGGTCGCCGGGTCGGTGGTGTGCGCGATGGCCTCGTCCGTGGTGCCGATGATCGTCGGGCGCGGCCTCCAGGGCATGGGCATGGGCATGGTGCCGCTGGGCATCGCGCTCCTGCGGGACGTCGTCCCCGCCGAGAAGCTCAGTGGTTCGATCGCCCTCGTCAGCGCCTCCATGGGCATCGGCGGCGCGCTCGGCCTGCCGATCTCGGCCGCGGTCGCCGAATACGCCAGCTGGCGCGTGCTGTTCTGGGGTTCCGCGGTGCTCGCCGTGGCCGTCGCCGTACTCATCTGGACCTTCGTCCCCGACGTCCCGGCCGGGGCCAAGGGGCAGCGCTTCGACGCGCCCGGCGCGGTCGGACTGGCCGTCGGGCTCGTCTCCCTGCTGCTGGCGATCTCCAAGGGCGCCGACTGGGGCTGGGGTTCGGGCACCACGCTCGGCCTGTTCGCCGTCGCGGTCGTGTCCCTGGGCGCCTGGGGGTTCTACGAGCTGCGCACCCGTGACCCGCTGGTCGACCTGCGCACCACGGCCCGCCCGCGCGTCCTGCTGACCAACGTCTCGTCCGTCCTGGTCGGCGTCGGCATGTACTCCTTCATGCTGATCGCCCCGCAGCTGCTGCAGTTCCCGGAAGCCACGGGATACGGCCTCGGTCAGTCCATGCTCGCGGCCGGCCTCTGGATCGCTCCCGGTGGCGTGATGATGATGATCGTCTCCCCGCTGGGCGGCAAGCTCATCAACGCGCGCGGACCCAAGATCGCGCTGGTCCTCGGCGCCCTCGTGATCTCCGCCGGCTACGGTCTGTCGCTGTTCCTCATGGGCTCCGCCTGGGGCCTGATGATCGTCGGCATCGTCATCAACAGCGGTGTCGGACTCGCCTACGGTGCGATGCCCGCCCTGATCATGAGCTCGGTCCCGCTCTCGGAGACCGCGGCGGCCAACGGCTTCAACACCCTGATGCGTTCGCTGGGCACCACCATCGGGTCCGCCGTCATCGGTGTGGTGCTGGCTCAGATGACCATCAGCCTCGGCGGGTTCTCGCTCGCCTCGGAGGACGGGTTCCGCGTCGGCCTGACGATCGGCTGCGTGGTCGCCCTCGTGGCCGCCGCGGTCGCGGCCTTCATCCCGGGCCCCGCTGGTCGCGGCGCGAGCGGTGACAGGACCGGTCCTGCCACGGCCGACAAGGTCTCCGTCGAAGCCTGA
- a CDS encoding M23 family metallopeptidase, with translation MASNQPAPEAPAPFRPVSPGDQGRTWEEWNPTEESIRPVRGRHRVAKQRGLARSSTVLGVGVIAAVGAGGMATAQSKPPVSISLPDSIADNLPDAKSLPGVGAYLSDDADQGTVTASSPLTTAGITAAEAEQGTTDAGEALRARILQQAEQQQAGAEAEAKATQEKAAAEEAAAQAAKQQSEAEAKAAAKKKADEEAAKKKAEAERLAKLALSYAVPTSSYTITSTFGQAGSMWSSGYHTGLDFAAPTGTPVKAVHSGTVKSAGWSGSYGYRTVLQLDDGTEVWYCHQSSMDVTAGQKVTTGDTIGRVGATGNVTGPHLHLEIHTADGSGVDPMSWLRGKGLSI, from the coding sequence GTGGCGTCAAATCAGCCTGCCCCCGAGGCTCCGGCACCCTTCAGGCCCGTCAGTCCCGGTGATCAGGGCAGGACGTGGGAGGAATGGAACCCCACCGAGGAGTCCATCCGTCCCGTGCGCGGCAGGCACCGCGTGGCCAAACAGCGTGGTCTCGCCCGTAGCTCCACCGTCCTCGGCGTCGGTGTCATCGCGGCCGTCGGCGCGGGAGGCATGGCCACCGCGCAGAGCAAACCGCCGGTCTCCATCTCCCTTCCCGATTCCATCGCGGACAATCTTCCCGACGCCAAGTCCCTTCCCGGCGTGGGTGCTTACCTCTCCGACGACGCGGATCAGGGCACGGTCACCGCTTCCTCCCCGCTGACCACGGCCGGCATCACCGCTGCCGAGGCCGAGCAGGGCACCACGGACGCCGGCGAGGCGCTGCGCGCCCGCATCCTCCAGCAGGCCGAGCAGCAGCAGGCCGGGGCCGAGGCCGAAGCCAAAGCCACGCAGGAGAAGGCGGCGGCCGAGGAGGCCGCGGCCCAGGCGGCCAAGCAGCAGAGCGAGGCCGAGGCGAAGGCCGCCGCGAAGAAGAAGGCGGACGAAGAGGCGGCGAAGAAGAAGGCCGAGGCCGAGCGTCTCGCCAAGCTCGCCCTGAGCTACGCCGTCCCGACCTCCTCGTACACCATCACCTCGACCTTCGGTCAGGCCGGTTCGATGTGGTCCTCCGGCTACCACACCGGTCTCGACTTCGCCGCTCCCACCGGTACGCCGGTCAAGGCCGTGCACAGCGGCACGGTGAAGTCGGCGGGCTGGTCAGGTTCCTACGGCTACCGCACGGTCCTTCAGCTCGACGACGGCACCGAGGTCTGGTACTGCCACCAGTCCTCGATGGACGTCACCGCCGGCCAGAAGGTCACCACCGGCGACACCATCGGCCGGGTCGGAGCGACCGGCAACGTGACCGGGCCGCACCTGCACCTGGAGATCCACACCGCGGACGGCTCGGGCGTCGATCCGATGAGCTGGCTGCGCGGCAAGGGCCTCTCGATCTGA
- a CDS encoding FAD-binding oxidoreductase — MDGTTLEAMRTALRGPVIGPDDPAYDEARTVYNAMIDRKPAAVVRCHNTADVMAAVDFVRDHGLDVAVMGGGHSGPGLGVVDGAVTIDLSPMDGVRVDPSTQTAQADGGATLREFDHATHAFGLATPAGIMSTTGIGGLTLGGGHGYLTRKYGLTVDSLVSAGVVLADGSFVAANPSEHADLFWALRGGGGNFGVVTSFDFELHPVDTVGVGITVWPLEHFQDVMRWYRDFLPQAPDDLYGFFASLSVPPGPPFPEEIHGQKMCGVVWSSTADPEALEKTLAVVNDPAPPAFHFTAPMPYPALQTMFDALLPAGLQWYWRGDFFDEITDDAVDVHAAFAEKLPTGQSTMHLYPVDGAAGRVGPDDTAWAYRDAVWSGVIAGIDPDPANATALRDWAVAYWEALHPHSMGGAYVNFLGTGESPDRVRATYSGHYDRLAKVKQDYDPHNLFHANQNIEPAAPH; from the coding sequence ATGGACGGCACCACACTGGAGGCCATGAGGACCGCGCTGCGCGGCCCGGTCATCGGCCCGGACGACCCGGCGTACGACGAGGCACGCACGGTGTACAACGCCATGATCGACAGGAAACCGGCAGCCGTGGTCCGCTGCCACAACACCGCGGACGTCATGGCGGCCGTCGACTTCGTCCGTGACCACGGCCTGGACGTGGCCGTCATGGGCGGCGGCCACAGCGGCCCCGGCCTGGGCGTCGTCGACGGGGCCGTCACGATCGACCTCTCCCCCATGGACGGCGTGCGGGTCGACCCCTCCACCCAGACCGCCCAGGCGGACGGCGGCGCGACACTGCGCGAGTTCGACCACGCCACGCACGCGTTCGGCCTCGCCACCCCGGCAGGGATCATGTCCACGACCGGCATCGGGGGCCTCACGCTCGGCGGCGGCCACGGCTACCTCACCCGCAAGTACGGCCTCACCGTCGACAGCCTGGTCTCCGCCGGCGTCGTCCTGGCCGACGGCAGCTTCGTCGCCGCGAACCCGAGCGAGCACGCCGACCTGTTCTGGGCGCTGCGTGGCGGCGGCGGGAACTTCGGCGTCGTCACGTCGTTCGACTTCGAGCTGCACCCCGTGGACACGGTCGGCGTCGGCATCACCGTATGGCCGCTGGAGCACTTCCAGGACGTCATGCGCTGGTACCGCGACTTCCTGCCGCAGGCGCCGGACGACCTGTACGGCTTCTTCGCCTCGCTGTCCGTTCCCCCGGGCCCGCCCTTCCCCGAGGAGATCCACGGACAGAAGATGTGCGGCGTCGTCTGGTCCTCCACGGCCGACCCCGAAGCCCTGGAGAAGACCCTCGCCGTGGTGAACGATCCCGCGCCGCCCGCCTTCCACTTCACGGCGCCGATGCCCTACCCGGCCCTGCAGACCATGTTCGACGCGCTCCTGCCCGCAGGGCTCCAGTGGTACTGGCGGGGCGACTTCTTCGACGAGATCACCGACGACGCGGTCGACGTGCACGCGGCCTTCGCGGAGAAGCTCCCCACCGGTCAGTCGACCATGCACCTCTACCCGGTCGACGGGGCGGCGGGCCGCGTCGGTCCCGACGACACCGCATGGGCGTACCGCGACGCCGTCTGGTCGGGTGTCATCGCCGGTATCGACCCGGACCCGGCCAACGCCACCGCCCTGCGGGACTGGGCGGTCGCATACTGGGAGGCGCTGCACCCTCACTCGATGGGCGGTGCCTACGTCAACTTCCTCGGCACCGGCGAGTCCCCGGACCGGGTCCGGGCCACCTACAGCGGCCACTACGACCGGCTGGCCAAGGTCAAACAGGACTACGACCCGCACAACCTCTTCCACGCAAACCAGAACATCGAGCCCGCAGCGCCGCACTGA